Proteins from a genomic interval of Danio rerio strain Tuebingen ecotype United States chromosome 4, GRCz12tu, whole genome shotgun sequence:
- the LOC137490980 gene encoding uncharacterized protein → MAFIKEESEDVKIEETFTVKQEDLQEQTDLIKDYEESKEEEHHVKIEDKTHLETDGVLKVRDKSCFTCTQCGKSLASKSKLKTHMRIHTGEKPFTCTQCGKCFSHSSYLNLHMRIHTGEKPLTCPQCGKSYSKSSSLYRHMMIHTGEKPFTCTHCGKSFCDASYLKKHMRIHTGEKPYTCAQCGKSFSKSSGLYSHMKIHTREKPFTCTQCGKSFSHSSHLNQHIMIHTGEKPFTCTQCRKSFSLSSYLKKHMKIHTGVREYMCLECEKTFITAAELKRHQRIHTGEKPYKCSHCSKRFTHSETLKTHERIHTRDKLYKCSHCSKRFAHSGTLKRHQRIHTGDKL, encoded by the coding sequence actTAATTAAAGACTACGaggagagtaaagaggaggaacatcatgtcaaaattgaggacaaaactcatttagagactgaTGGTGTGTTAAAAGTGAGAGACAAGAGTTGttttacctgcactcagtgtggaaagagtttggcaagcaaaagcaaactaaagactcacatgaggatccacactggagagaaaccattcacatgcactcagtgtgggaagtgtttcagccactcatcataccttaatctacacatgaggatccacactggagagaaaccattaacatgccctcagtgtgggaagagttataGCAAATCATCGTCACTTTAtagacacatgatgatccacactggagagaaaccattcacttgcactcattgtgggaagagtttctgCGATGCATCATACCTTaaaaaacacatgaggatccacactggagaaaaaccatacacatgcgctcagtgtgggaagagtttcagcaaatcttCCGGGCTTTATagtcacatgaagatccacaccagagaaaaaccattcacttgcactcagtgtgggaagagtttcagccactcatcacaccttaatcagcacatcatgatccacactggagagaaaccattcacatgcactcagtgtcggaagagtttcagcctatcatcataccttaaaaaacacatgaagatccacactggtgtgagagagtatatgtgcttggagtgtgagaagacttttattacagctgcagaattgaaacggcaccagaggattcacactggagaaaaaccgtacaagtgttcacactgcagtaagaggtttactcactcagaaaccctgaaaacacatgagaggattcacactagaGATAAactgtacaagtgttcacactgcagtaAGAGGTTTGCTCACTCAGGAACCCTGAAAAGACAtcagagaattcacactggagataaactgtag